The Tenebrio molitor chromosome 2, icTenMoli1.1, whole genome shotgun sequence DNA segment AGCAACTTTCAGATTTTATCTGACTGACAACCTGTTCCGGGAATAAAACCGTTTATTCCTGCCGAGCAGATTGGCTCCATTATCGCTATTTTGTGGGGCGGTGAAACCggggattttaaaataacgcgCAACTTTATTTCAAAACTGTGGATGCCGACGAAAATTCTTTAGAAACAATGGCCTCGGCGTggtaaatgtgtcgaaaacttttttttgcgccaccattaaaaacatttcctGTGCTGCGATCGTGCATGTAAATTACCCACGTCCAAAAAAATTGCACTAGTGCTTGCAATGGCCATTACAAGTAGTAGTTAAAGCTGCCAAGGTTAATAGTAAATTATGAGTGTctaaaaaatgatatttatttgtaaaattaagTCAAATTTAAGATCGACTGAGTGAGTCTCTCTGAAAGCTAATTGGATAATCTGTGAGTACCGAAAGCTAGGACGGCAGTAGAGTAACTCGTTTTTCGGAAATTCAATAAACATTCCTCATCCCAGGGATTTCCGCTGACGTCACACAGTTTCACGCCTCTCACGTCCGGCGTCATACAAACGATGACGTTATGATTCAGCCTCAAATCCATAATTTCCACACCAGCAAATGTTTTGTTGGCGATTGTGCTGATAGAGTTGTGGTCCAGATACAATCTGTTAAAACTGAGACCACTTCCGAAAGCGTTTTCGTCGATGTTTTCGATCCGATTGTGACTCAAGATCACGCTGAACGGAAACGTTCCTACACTCTTAGGCAAGATCCCACTGGGCAAAGATTTGATAAAGTTGTTTTCGAGGTTAAGCCAAACCAAACTGGGCAAACTCCGGAACCAATCCCTGTTGTACACCGCGATCTTGTTGTCCTTCAAGCAGAGCTCTTGTAGTTTTGGCATGGCGACAAAAGCGTCTGGATCGATTTTTTGGATGTGGTTGTCGCGCAGGTCCAACTCTTCGATCTCCAAATGTGAGAAGACATCCTTTTCGATTGTTTCCAAAAGGTTGTGTCTCAGACTCAGTTTTTGAAGATAACGAAGACTTCTGAATGCGCTTGGTGCGATGGACGTGACGTTACACCCTTCGATTTCCATCTTCCTCACTGGTCCAACTCCCGTGAACAAATCTCGCGTTatttttggcacatttttgTTCTGGATCTGGACGCGGTCATATTTGGTCGATTCATCGCTTAACCACGACTGAAGCGGTTGCAATTCGTTTTTGTAGTAGTCACATGACACGAAATTGTGAAAGCGTAAGCCGATCAGAAGGACCAACAGTTGTGAAGTAAACATTGCACCAGATTGAATTTTGTCGAGAATGGAAGCCTGCAATGATCCTGTTTATTTATATGAACTGTCGAAGGtgataaaaatgtgtttatgaaaacaaaatcgattggaaaaatacatttcttcACAATATAAAGCACGAATCGTACGCAGATAACGCGACTGAGCTGGGAAAGAACTTTTGGAATGCATACGGTGCAaatatgtatcgggtgttcaactaaatttctcctcaaagttggccctgaagaatcgattgtgaacgcaccacggattacggatcagatgtttaaatctaacctcactttttgcgttgtttgtgtttttactctacacaatcgactcttcaacggagaaatttaaatgaacacccgatatatgtTGG contains these protein-coding regions:
- the LOC138125057 gene encoding P-granule-associated novel protein 1-like, with protein sequence MEIEGCNVTSIAPSAFRSLRYLQKLSLRHNLLETIEKDVFSHLEIEELDLRDNHIQKIDPDAFVAMPKLQELCLKDNKIAVYNRDWFRSLPSLVWLNLENNFIKSLPSGILPKSVGTFPFSVILSHNRIENIDENAFGSGLSFNRLYLDHNSISTIANKTFAGVEIMDLRLNHNVIVCMTPDVRGVKLCDVSGNPWDEECLLNFRKTSYSTAVLAFGTHRLSN